In one Nocardia tengchongensis genomic region, the following are encoded:
- a CDS encoding WhiB family transcriptional regulator: MRIVKLLFTNFDAMFESLARRDGADSESWHQQALCTQTDPEAFFPDKGGSTREAKRICSSCDVKKECLDYALSHDQRFGIWGGLSPRERRRFERGAA, from the coding sequence ATGAGGATAGTGAAACTGCTTTTCACCAATTTCGACGCCATGTTCGAATCTCTCGCCCGCCGCGACGGCGCCGACTCGGAATCCTGGCACCAGCAGGCGCTGTGCACCCAAACCGATCCCGAAGCATTCTTTCCCGACAAGGGCGGCTCCACCCGCGAGGCCAAGCGCATTTGCTCCTCGTGCGATGTGAAGAAGGAATGCCTCGATTACGCGCTCAGCCACGATCAGCGTTTCGGCATCTGGGGCGGACTCTCGCCGCGCGAGCGCCGGCGCTTCGAACGCGGCGCGGCCTGA
- a CDS encoding VOC family protein codes for MLEPREQYVDTGSVAAIVVDTRDPLRLAEFWSAASGWQLTHQTSRYAGIRAATGLGPWLEFLRSPQALGEHGRLHLDLVAFPSDDPAEETARLRAAGAVPVDRETAPGGDSPVGAPVAVLADPETNEFCLLQATID; via the coding sequence GTGCTGGAGCCCCGGGAGCAATACGTCGACACCGGATCGGTGGCGGCGATCGTGGTCGATACCCGGGATCCGTTGCGGCTGGCCGAGTTCTGGTCGGCGGCCTCGGGCTGGCAACTCACCCACCAGACCTCTCGCTACGCGGGAATCCGGGCGGCCACCGGGCTGGGCCCGTGGCTGGAATTCCTGCGTTCGCCGCAGGCGCTGGGCGAGCACGGGCGCCTGCATCTGGATCTCGTCGCCTTCCCCTCCGACGATCCCGCCGAGGAGACGGCCCGGTTGCGGGCCGCGGGCGCGGTTCCGGTCGACCGCGAGACGGCGCCCGGCGGGGATTCGCCGGTGGGTGCGCCGGTGGCGGTGCTGGCCGATCCGGAGACCAATGAATTCTGTCTCTTACAAGCAACAATCGACTGA
- a CDS encoding MGMT family protein, with translation MATTDAEVERVRELVAAIPPGRVATYGDIAAAAGLSTPRTVGWIMRTDSADLPWHRVLRANGTPAPHLAHRQLAQLAAEGCPLNGDRVDLSRARVHWDPSLGRFAES, from the coding sequence ATGGCGACCACCGATGCCGAGGTCGAGCGGGTGCGGGAGCTGGTCGCGGCGATCCCGCCCGGCCGGGTAGCCACCTACGGCGATATCGCGGCCGCGGCGGGGTTGTCCACGCCGCGCACGGTCGGCTGGATCATGCGCACCGATTCCGCGGATCTGCCGTGGCATCGGGTGCTGCGCGCAAACGGCACGCCCGCACCACATTTGGCGCATCGGCAGCTGGCACAGCTGGCCGCCGAGGGCTGTCCGCTGAACGGGGACCGGGTGGACCTGTCCCGGGCGCGCGTCCATTGGGACCCGTCTCTCGGCCGGTTCGCCGAAAGCTGA
- a CDS encoding alpha/beta fold hydrolase produces MGGVVELHTHRFGPPTGPVVLALHGLTGHGRRWQILADDHLPDVRIIAPDLRGHGRSPGVPPWDFETLVDDLAALLECETSEPVVVVGHSFGGAIGVHLARRRPELVRGLVLLDPALGLDPDRMLSIASSTLTSPDYADVEQARFDKLETAWGELDPAVLEAELAEHLVPTADGRVGWRVTMPAIIAFWGEIARDFVLPPATLPTVLVQAMKVDPPLVSPAFRAALTEHLGDRLTVLEFDCDHMVPQARPARTAELVRGLL; encoded by the coding sequence ATGGGCGGTGTGGTGGAGCTTCATACTCATCGTTTCGGTCCCCCGACCGGTCCGGTCGTGCTGGCGTTGCACGGGTTGACGGGCCACGGCCGGCGCTGGCAGATCCTGGCCGACGATCATCTCCCCGACGTCCGGATCATCGCACCGGATCTGCGCGGGCACGGGAGGTCGCCCGGCGTGCCGCCGTGGGATTTCGAGACGCTGGTCGATGATCTCGCCGCGTTGCTGGAGTGCGAGACCAGCGAACCGGTGGTGGTGGTCGGGCATTCGTTCGGCGGCGCGATCGGGGTGCACCTGGCGCGGCGGCGGCCGGAGCTGGTGCGCGGGCTGGTGCTGCTGGATCCGGCGCTGGGCCTCGACCCCGACCGGATGCTGAGCATCGCGAGTTCGACGCTGACGTCCCCGGATTACGCGGACGTCGAGCAGGCTCGCTTCGACAAGCTCGAGACCGCCTGGGGTGAGCTCGATCCCGCGGTGCTCGAGGCCGAGCTGGCCGAGCATCTGGTGCCCACGGCCGACGGCCGGGTGGGGTGGCGGGTGACGATGCCCGCGATCATCGCCTTCTGGGGCGAGATCGCCCGCGATTTCGTGCTGCCGCCGGCGACGCTGCCCACGGTGCTGGTGCAGGCGATGAAGGTGGATCCGCCGCTGGTGTCCCCCGCGTTCCGGGCGGCGCTCACCGAGCACCTGGGCGACCGGCTCACGGTGCTGGAATTCGACTGCGACCACATGGTGCCCCAGGCCCGGCCCGCGCGAACCGCGGAACTGGTCCGCGGGCTGCTCTGA